In the Heterodontus francisci isolate sHetFra1 chromosome 8, sHetFra1.hap1, whole genome shotgun sequence genome, one interval contains:
- the atpaf1 gene encoding ATP synthase mitochondrial F1 complex assembly factor 1 isoform X1 yields MYTETDKMAAVRALWFFTNRTLAVRSRCHLPLGLGVVSEQLRTFSMSGILNQAEQELQKNPFYNKYQTKIQELRRTKPDEYEARMVNKEDIMRRPLGRSKQGEFIKLMEEKSEKLGERATGKRIGFNKDKTLQSILSLDMVKEKSPDEIGQIWNQYFALKNTISAVIPGATFDLMHSRLKKCPTFLYALPRQAGYEFFVGQWSATELHFSSLINIQSLGENSPSQLIIYHYPDLQKEKGIVLLTAEIDTTFLDVQEAQCLANEAQLFYATDCQRIFNLVETFNHKPSDFKHMSVIAEIEQHGIGGTLMRNGSTET; encoded by the exons ATGTACACGGAGACGGATAAAATGGCGGCGGTCAGGGCGCTTTGGTTTTTCACTAACCGGACCCTGGCCGTCAGGAGCCGCTGTCATCTTCCTCTAGGACTCGGTGTGGTCTCTGAGCAGCTCCGTACTTTCTCCATGTCTGGCATTTTAAATCAGGCCGAGCAGGAGCTGCAGAAAAATCCCTTTTACAACAAGTACCAGACCAAGATCCAGGAGTTGCGGAG GACAAAACCAGATGAGTATGAGGCTCGTATGGTAAACAAGGAAGACATTATGAGGCGCCCATTAGGACGTTCAAAACAGGGCGAGTTTATCAAACTCATGGAAGAGAAG tCAGAAAAACTAGGTGAAAGAGCAACTGGAAAGAGAATTGGTTTCAATAAGGATAAG ACGCTTCAGTCAATTCTCAGTCTGGATATGGTGAAAGAAAAATCTCCAGATGAAATAGGACAG ATTTGGAATCAGTATTTTGCTCTGAAAAATACTATCTCTGCAGTAATACCT GGTGCAACATTTGATCTGATGCACAGCAGGTTGAAGAAATGCCCCACT TTCTTGTATGCTTTGCCAAGACAAGCAGGTTATGAGTTCTTTGTGGGTCAGTGGTCTGCGACGGAGCTTCACTTTTCCTCTCTAATAAATATTCAG TCTTTGGGGGAGAATTCACCAAGTCAGCTTATAATATATCATTACCCTGATCTCCAGAAGGAGAAGGGCATTGTGCTTCTTACTGCAGAAATAGacacaacatttctg GATGTACAAGAGGCACAGTGTCTAGCCAATGAAGCACAACTCTTTTACGCCACAGACTGCCAAAGGATCTTCAATCTGGTGGAGACATTTAACCATAAACCCAGTGATTTCAAACACATGTCAGTCATTGCTGAGATCGAGCAGCATGGAATTGGAGGCACGTTGATGAGAAATGGAAGCACAGAGACTTAG
- the atpaf1 gene encoding ATP synthase mitochondrial F1 complex assembly factor 1 isoform X2, protein MVKEKSPDEIGQIWNQYFALKNTISAVIPGATFDLMHSRLKKCPTFLYALPRQAGYEFFVGQWSATELHFSSLINIQSLGENSPSQLIIYHYPDLQKEKGIVLLTAEIDTTFLDVQEAQCLANEAQLFYATDCQRIFNLVETFNHKPSDFKHMSVIAEIEQHGIGGTLMRNGSTET, encoded by the exons ATGGTGAAAGAAAAATCTCCAGATGAAATAGGACAG ATTTGGAATCAGTATTTTGCTCTGAAAAATACTATCTCTGCAGTAATACCT GGTGCAACATTTGATCTGATGCACAGCAGGTTGAAGAAATGCCCCACT TTCTTGTATGCTTTGCCAAGACAAGCAGGTTATGAGTTCTTTGTGGGTCAGTGGTCTGCGACGGAGCTTCACTTTTCCTCTCTAATAAATATTCAG TCTTTGGGGGAGAATTCACCAAGTCAGCTTATAATATATCATTACCCTGATCTCCAGAAGGAGAAGGGCATTGTGCTTCTTACTGCAGAAATAGacacaacatttctg GATGTACAAGAGGCACAGTGTCTAGCCAATGAAGCACAACTCTTTTACGCCACAGACTGCCAAAGGATCTTCAATCTGGTGGAGACATTTAACCATAAACCCAGTGATTTCAAACACATGTCAGTCATTGCTGAGATCGAGCAGCATGGAATTGGAGGCACGTTGATGAGAAATGGAAGCACAGAGACTTAG